Within the Erigeron canadensis isolate Cc75 chromosome 6, C_canadensis_v1, whole genome shotgun sequence genome, the region TAGTAGACTAATTGAGAGAAATTTGTATCTTTCTGTCATAGCAATTTCAAGCAAGTTGGGAGTTATAGCTGGAGTAAGTAGCGGGGTAGGTATCTTCGTCCTTATACTCGCTTTGTGGTTATGGTATCGACGACATAAGAAGTCTAAGACGGTTGGAGAAGGTAAAACACCGAAGAAGTACTGTTTCCTTACATTTATAAACATCCATCTCAATGTGTACTTCTTAGATAATTAGGGTTACTAactatattttatttcttttaattagaTGATGACAATGGATTACAAGGAGGAAAAAGTTATAGCTACCAATGTTTGCGAATAGCAACTCATAATTTTGATGAACAATATAGAATCGGGAAAGGAGGTTTTGGTGAGGTATACAAGGTAATGATTTCATTTAGAATAAATGGTTCAAGTATATATTGAGCACAAACGATAATCGTTTCTTTATTTGTCGCTTAACAGGCAATCATGGATGATGAAAGTGTAGTGGCAGTGAAGAAACTTAATAGTTTCTTGGTTGGTTGTTGCAGAGCAAAATCAGATTTTGTAAACGAAGTGAAGCTTACAAGTAATGTTCAGCATAGAAATCTAGTACGCCAACTAGGTTGGTGTATTGAAGGACCTGAACTACTTCTTGTCCTTGAATACATACCACAAGGCAGCCTTTCCAAATTCTTATGGGGTAAGATTAACTTACAAACTTATTTCTTGTAAGTAGCAGATTAAACTATTGACAAACCCGGATTATAATGTTCTTCACGGACAGGTGCTAAACGGGGCACACTGAACTGGCAAAAGAGAtttgacattatctttggagtTGCTAAAGGTCTCGCCCATCTTCATAATGAATTCCATGTAAAGATAATCCATAGAGATATAAAGTCGGATAACATTCTTCTTGACGATGATTTTCAACCCAAAATCTGTGATTTTGGTTTGGCTAGATTTCAGACAGAGGATCAAACCCATATTAGCACAAAGCTTGCTGGGACTTTGTAAGTAATTGTACACTTTCCCTACCCTTTATAGAGTCACCCGATTCAAAAATTTAACCTTACTAATATGGTTCATGACGAGATCAATATAGAGGATACATGGCACCGGAATATGCAATCAATGGACATTTAACAGAGAAGGTTGACACCTACAGCTTTGGCGTCGTGGCCCTTGAAGTCATTAGTGGTCGAAAATGTACTGATGTAAACTTTAGTGGACCTGACACAGATCACCTTCTTGAACATGTGATATCCAATTTCCTTAATTGGTCTTTCCTAACATATCTGAACTCAAGATCAGATATATACTTGATAATTCAAGATGCATATTGAAGAATCAAAGATCTAACTGCAAATATACATGTGATAAAagcttctttgtttttttttgaatagGCATGGCAGTTGTACGAGAAAGGTGAACATATGGAGTTAATCGATGAAGCATTAGGTACAGATGAATACGATCAAGCAAGTGTGATGAGGACAATAGAGATTGCTCTAATGTGTACCCAGTCACCAGCTGCTTTAAGGCCAACCATGCCTGAAGTTGTTATAATGTTGTCAAGTGGACAATTTTTAGGGCAAAGACAACTGGTCAAGCCTAGTTTCAATGATTCTCGCAGACTGATGAGACGAATAGTTGCAAATCGGTCATAGAATTCTACACCACTTGTATCGAGCTCTTGTGTACATTTTTAGGACAGCATGATAAAGCAGCCTAACACGAGTACAACTAATTTGATCGTATATATCTTGTTCTTCTAGATTTTGGCATAGGAGTTTGAAATTATCACTTAGGGTGCACCACTTTATTGTGACAAAAAAAAGGAACTTCACCTAATATTTAAAGGGGA harbors:
- the LOC122606236 gene encoding cold-responsive protein kinase 1-like; this encodes MLVMVFMLVAKQVTSQSSVDRNNTLLRKYCRLYNAMNGPAYLNNLNTTLSSLRKQLSIGKVYYAFAQAVDNDEFVYSFAMCREYLSTSQCLTCFDTAANDTKACGFADGGNMIYDDCSIRYENYVQVFGNTRDNDALPSSVCGNESASQPVTTFNNVIYELLSNIRDAAPRTSNFYVASTRHVSTNNSTVYAVAQCVKNISQAVCSNCLNTAYDNLQNCLPSKEGRTIDFYCFMRYSDTPFFQRNQTINITPFVSKAISSKLGVIAGVSSGVGIFVLILALWLWYRRHKKSKTVGEDDDNGLQGGKSYSYQCLRIATHNFDEQYRIGKGGFGEVYKAIMDDESVVAVKKLNSFLVGCCRAKSDFVNEVKLTSNVQHRNLVRQLGWCIEGPELLLVLEYIPQGSLSKFLWGAKRGTLNWQKRFDIIFGVAKGLAHLHNEFHVKIIHRDIKSDNILLDDDFQPKICDFGLARFQTEDQTHISTKLAGTLGYMAPEYAINGHLTEKVDTYSFGVVALEVISGRKCTDVNFSGPDTDHLLEHAWQLYEKGEHMELIDEALGTDEYDQASVMRTIEIALMCTQSPAALRPTMPEVVIMLSSGQFLGQRQLVKPSFNDSRRLMRRIVANRS